Proteins from one Aureimonas sp. SA4125 genomic window:
- the truB gene encoding tRNA pseudouridine(55) synthase TruB, giving the protein MTPRRGKKPKGRPVSGWVIFDKPRGMGSTEAVSKIKWLYFAQKAGHAGTLDPLASGMLPIALGDATKTVPYVMDGRKVYQFTVKWGVETTTDDTEGTAVNVSDARPSRADVDAIMARYTGEISQVPPQFSAIKIDGNRAYDLAREGEVFEIAARTVTVHSLDLVEMAEDTTVFEAECGKGTYVRSIARDMGRDLGCFGHIVDLRRIVVGSFDEEDMVTLADLEMAADEGRETLTEEEVEAGAKPRVVDFSGLDEYVLDPALALGDLYEVPLTDEQAGRVRSGNPVLLRGRDAPASCEEAYATGGGRLVALGAVEEGEFRPKRVFGGRG; this is encoded by the coding sequence ATGACACCACGACGCGGCAAGAAGCCGAAGGGCCGGCCGGTTTCCGGCTGGGTGATCTTCGACAAGCCGAGAGGCATGGGATCGACCGAGGCGGTCTCGAAGATCAAATGGCTGTACTTCGCCCAGAAGGCGGGTCACGCGGGAACGCTGGACCCGCTGGCCTCCGGCATGCTGCCGATCGCGCTCGGCGATGCGACGAAGACCGTTCCCTACGTGATGGATGGCCGCAAGGTCTATCAGTTCACGGTGAAATGGGGCGTCGAGACGACCACCGACGACACCGAGGGCACGGCCGTGAACGTTTCCGACGCAAGGCCCAGCCGGGCCGACGTCGACGCGATCATGGCACGCTATACCGGCGAGATCAGTCAGGTGCCGCCGCAGTTTTCGGCGATCAAGATCGACGGCAACCGGGCCTATGACTTGGCCCGCGAGGGCGAGGTGTTCGAGATCGCCGCCCGCACCGTCACGGTCCACAGTCTCGATCTCGTCGAGATGGCCGAGGACACGACGGTCTTCGAGGCCGAATGCGGCAAGGGCACCTATGTCCGCTCGATCGCCCGCGACATGGGACGCGATCTCGGCTGCTTCGGCCACATCGTCGATCTCCGGCGCATCGTCGTCGGCTCCTTCGACGAAGAGGACATGGTGACGCTCGCCGATCTCGAAATGGCGGCCGACGAAGGCCGCGAGACGCTGACAGAGGAAGAGGTCGAGGCCGGTGCCAAGCCGCGCGTCGTCGATTTCTCCGGCCTCGACGAATATGTTCTCGATCCCGCGCTCGCCCTCGGCGATCTCTACGAGGTGCCGCTCACCGACGAGCAGGCGGGCAGGGTGCGCTCCGGCAATCCCGTGCTGCTGCGCGGCCGCGACGCACCCGCCTCCTGCGAGGAAGCCTACGCCACCGGCGGCGGTCGCCTCGTGGCGCTCGGCGCCGTCGAGGAGGGCGAGTTTCGGCCGAAGCGGGTGTTCGGCGGCCGGGGCTGA